The genomic DNA GTTGATGGTGATGACGGCCGACGCGGGCTTTGCGGCGCAGGTGGCGGCAATGCTCGAAGCCGATTTCGCGCACGCCCGCCGCGTCGGCGTGGACGAGTTCCTGGCCGCGCCGGCACCGCTGCGCGTGGCGATGCACGTCGCCACGCTGTTCGCGCCGATCCTCTGAGCCGCGGCCTGCCAGCGCCGTTCACATCGTGGATGCAGCGAGCCTGTGACAGTTTGATTGTGTACACTGTTCACTATAAGACTCTGCACATCATGAACTGTCATTTGTTTTCCGGGAGGCCCGCATGAACCGGGCAGCCTCCGCACCGCCCGCACGGGCGACCTACCGCCATGGCGACCTGCGCCGTGCGCTGCTCGACGCCGGCATCGACCTGGCGCGCGAGGGCGGCCCCGACGCCATCGTGCTGCGCGAAGCGACGCGGCGCGCCGGCGTGGTGCCGAATGCCGCGTACCGCCATTTCGCCAGCCGGCAAGACTTGCTGCAGGCGGTGCGCGCCTCGGCCCTGTCCGCGCTGGCGATCGCCATGGAGGCCGAAATCGGCGGGCTGCGCCCGGGCCGTGGCGCCGCCGCGCATGCCCGCGCCTGCCTGCGCGCGGTCGGCACGGGCTATCTCCGCTTTGCCCTCACCGAAACCGGCCTGTTCCGCACCGCGTTCTCGGTCCCGGACGAGGTGGAGGACGACGCCGACCCGGCCAAGGCGGGCAACAGCGGCCTGAACCCGTTTCAGTTGCTGGGCGCGGCGCTGGACCAGTTGGTGGAGGCGGGGGTGCTGCCGGCCGAGCGCCGGCCGGGCGCCGAATACCTGGCGTGGTCCGCCGTGCACGGCCTGGCGATCCTGCTGATCGACGGCCCCTTGCGCAGCCGTGCCAGCGAGCAGGCGGAGATCCTCGGCCAGCGCGTGCTCGACATGGTCGAACAGGGCTTGTAGCTCGGGCCAGTTACCGCGCCATAAAAAAATGCCACGATGGCGGGGACCATCGTGGCAACGTAAGGAGCCAGGAAGGGGGGCAACCTGGCTCTGTCGGACACCCAGGGTCGGGTGCAAGGACAATGTATTCCGTTGATTCTCATGTGAATATCGGACACTTCTTAAATATGCCTTTAATTTGTCCCGATATAGGCACCCGCACGCCCATGGCCTGGCCCGCCGCGTCAGGCCGGGGCGGCTCGCCGGAATGCAAAGCCCGCCGCGCGGTCTAACTTCCGTGCCAGCCAGGTCTGGCGGCTGAACGCTGACGGTGGGGAGGGGCATCATGCAATACGGACTCGGAGTGATCCTCGTCGCGACCGCGCTGGCGGGGTGCGTGGCGTACCCGTATGCCGGCGATCCGTATCCGGCATATCCCGCATACACGGTGTCGACGCCGTACTACCAGACCTACCCGGCCTATCCCGCCTATCCGGCATACGGCTATCCGTACTACCGTCCGTGGCCCGCCTATGGCAGCTTCGCCTTCATCTATGGCGGGGGCGGTGGTCATCACTGGCATGGTCACGGCCACGGCGGTCATGGCGGCTGGCATGGCGGCGGGCACGGCGGCGGGCATGGCGGGGGCAGAGGAGGTGGCGGGAGAGGCCATTGAGCGACAGGCGTCCGCATGGCAAGGCCGTGCCGATGGGGTTACCATCGATTCACGGTCGCCAACGGAGCCTTATCGCCATGAGCAAGCCCGCACCGAAGCACCAGCCTCAGCCCAAGCCCGCGCAGCAGCCCTCCCGCGACGAACGGATCGAGCGCGAACTGGATGAGGCACTGCAGGAAACCTTCCCCGCCAGCGACCCGATCGCGGTCGACACCGACGTGCCACGCCGGCCCGGGAAGTCGAAGCCGGGGACGTAGAGCGCGGGGACGTAAAGCGCGGGGAAGTCTTGCGTCCGGATGCGCGGCTGCCCTAGGGCAACTGGCGCAGCTGCCCGATCACGGACATCAGCCGCCCATGCGCGACGATGACGCCGGACTCGTCCTGCAGCGCTTCCTGGTAGCGCTTGCGGAACGCGGGGTCGGCGCCGTCGCTGAAGAGTTTTTCGGCGGCGCGCCCGACGGCACGGCAGGTGTCGTCGTGGTGTTCCTTGGCCTCCAGCTCTTCGTCGATCTCGATGATCAGGCGCGACAGCGGGTCGAGCCAGCGGAAGTACTTGTCTTCAGTCACCAGCTGGACAAACAGGCCGGCCGGAATCGGACCGTTCAGTCGTTCATACTGGGCCCGGTCGTGGCCGATGACTTCCTTGTGAACCTGCAGCAGGGCCGCGCGCAGCGCCTTCAGACCTGAGCGGCGCGTTTCCTGCGTGGCGAGGAATTGTTCGTTGGGCATGCCCATCTCCGCGTTTCCACTGGATCGGGTCCGGGCAGCGGTGCGTCGTCGCGCGCCTGTACCGCCAGCGCTCGCGCGGCGGTGACTGTCTGCCGGATGTTCCGTGCGCGGCGTCCGGCCGGTGCCGGCACTGTCCCGCGCGCCTGCCAGTATAGGCAGGCCCCGCAGGGCGAGCCAGAGGCGCCGGCTAGCGAAATACCCGTATTTGCGCCGGCTGCGGCGCATGGTTGGCGGACATGGCGAGTCGCTCAGGGGCTATCGGGGGCATCCGGTGCCAGCAGGTCGGCCGCGCGCGAGCGCCGCGCATCCGCAGCGCGGAAATAACGCACCACCGTCGATACGCTGGCATGGCCCGTCATGGCCATGGTTTCAGCCAGTGGCACTTGCTGCGCCGCCGCTTCCGTGACAAAGCCCGAGCGCAGCGAATGCGCGGAATAATCGCCGTCCAGCCCCGCCAGCGCGCAACGCGCCTTGACGATGCGGCTGACCGCCGCATCCGACAAGCCTTCTCCCACATGTCCACCGCGCCGGATGCGGCGAAACAGCGCGCCGTGTTCGATCCCCGCGGCGGCCAGCCATGCCTCGAGCGCCTGCCCGGCGGCGCCGGTGACAGGCTTGGCGGTATCGGCGTGCTCGCCGCCTGACTGGTTGGTCTTCGACCAGCCCAGCACATAGACAAAGTCCCCGGGCCCCATGCGTGTGAGGTTGTCCATGGTGGCGCGCGCGACCTCCGAGCGCCGCCGCCCGCCGCTGGCCCACGCGAACAGCAGCAGCGCGCGGTCGCGCAGCCCGGCGAGCGAGTCATCGCAGGTACCGAGCAGGCGCAGCAGCGGCGCGCGCGTCAGGGCGGCCTTGCGTGCCTGGCGGTGGCCACGGCGCGCGTAGGCGCGGCGGGTGCTGGCCATCAGCTCGCGCACGCCGGCATCGGCGCACGGGTTGGGCAGGCCTTGCAACAAGTGCGCCTTGGCGATGACCGCGAGTCGGTGGGTCAGCGTGGACAGCGCGGGCGGGCCGGGTCGTGCCTTGCATCCGTCAGCGACCAGCGCCTGGTCGATCGCCGCGGGCATTTCGCAGACAGGCCCCTGCGGCGTCTGGCGCGTTGCGTGGTCGACGATGAACTGGATAACGACGGCGGGCGCAAGCGGAAGCCGCACCGGCTGCCGGTAGCGCAGGGCATGCCAGGCAGACCAGTAGCGCAATGCGGACCGGTAGCTGGCCACGGTGTTTCGGGATTCGCCTTCCCGGCGCAACGCGTTGGCCGCCTGCTCGGCGAGAGGATCCAGTTGGGACGTGCGGAGCGGGGCCGGTAAGTCGACATCAGCGGGAATCGGTGGGAAGTAGGCCTCGTGGGCGTCTCGAATTCTGATCATATTAAATATGATGTATATTGTAATATATCATACGATGATAGAGGATAACAATCGATAAGCCTCCATTATCGAACCTTATTTGTGATTTTTAAGTAGCCGCCCGATTTCACTCATGGAAACGCTCCGCAGCCGAGGCATCACCCGCGACGACGTCTGGCAGGCCGCCGACAGCCTGCTCAAGGCTGGCCAGCGGCCCACCATCGAACGCATCCGCCTGCATCTGGGGCGAGGCTCGCCGAACACGGTCAGCCCGCACCTGGATGCCTGGTTTGCTGCGCTGGGAGGGCGGATCCAGGATCGGCAGGGCTTCGCGCCGGCGCCGGGCTGCCCCGAACCGGTCATCGAGGCCGCACGCTACTTGTGGGAGGCAGCGCTGCAAAGCGCCACGACTTCGGCCGAAGCCGCATTGGCGCAGCGGCAAGCCGCGCTGGCGGAGGCCGGCACGGCGCTGCAGCAGGAGCGCGAGGCGCTGGCACAGGAACGCCAGCTCATGCAGGCGCGGCTCGAGGGCGCGGAGGCTGCCATGGCGGAACTGGCCCGGGCGCGCGACGAGGCGGCCGAGCGCGCCGTGCGGGCCGAATCCGCTGCGGCCAGATGGCAGCAGCAAGCCGAAGCGCTGCGCGCCGAGCATGCCTCGGCGCTGGCCGGGCGCCAGGCCATGCAGAGCGATTTCGATGCCCGGCGGGCGGCATGGGACCAGGAGCGCGAAACGCTGATGCAGCGCACCGCCGCCAATGAGCGGCGCATGGCGCTGGAACTGGATGCGGCGCGCGTGGCCGCCAGGGAAGCGCAGAAGCTGGTCGAGGCCGAACGCAAGGCGGCGGTCGAACGCCTGGCGCGGGCTGCGGAAGCAGCGTCGCGCCAGGGCAGCGAAATGAGCCGGCTTGGCCAGGCCATCGCGGTGCTGGAAGAGCGGGTGCGCCAGCGGGAAAGCCTGCTCGCGGAGTACCGGGAGCAGGCCAGCGCGGCACCCGCTGAATCCCCCACCGCCGGAGCGCCGCCCCGGCGCAGCCGGCCGGCCCGCGTTGCGCTATCGGTCGGCAAAGGGCGACGGCGTGGCCGCGGACTGTAGCCGACCGGTGCTTCCCGCCGTTGCCGGCGCTGGGCGGGCAACGTCCGCCGAGTTGATGGATACCATCGCGGGCCAGCGCATCGTCTCTGACCTGGTGGCCAGGATGCTGAGCGGGGCCTACGCTTGAGGCCGGCCTGGCGCATCGCGACCGACACGCCACTCTACACCGCGGACGACGCCAGCGGCGCCGGTGCCGGGGCCACCGGCGGAAGCTGGAACCGGCAGGGAACGCTCCTGATCTATGCCGCGTCCAGCACGCGCTGGCTTGCCTGGAAACGCTGGTCCACCCGGGTTCGGCCGGGCTGCCGCTGAACCGCTACCTGGTCCGGATCGACATCCCTGATGACCTGTGGGCCGCGGCAAGGCACTTGACCGCCGCGAGCGCGCCGGTCGGCCGGGACGCCATTCCCGCCGGCAAGACCAGCCCCGACACCGGCGAGGCGTGGGTCCGGGCGAGCACCAGCGCCTTGCTGCTGGTGCCCGCCATCGTGATCCCGGAAGAGCATAACGTGCTGATCAACCCCTTGCATGCGCAGGCCCGGCGGCTGGCCGATACCATTGTTCGCCGCTGGCAGTACGACGCACGCCTGGCCTGAGGCAGGTTCAGGCCGCGCCGCCCGCGCGCAGCAGGTGTTTCTGGATCTTGCCGCTGGTGGTCTTGGGCAGCGCTGCCAGGAAATGGTAGCGGCGCGGGCGCTTGTAGGCCGCCAGCCGATCGCCTTGCAGCAGGAAGGCATCGAGCTGTGCCGCGCTCAGCGCGGCCTCGCCGCGCGCCACCACATAGGCGCCGACCACCTGGCCCCAGGTGGCATCGGGCTCGCCCAGCACCGCGACTTCGAGCACGCCGGGATGTTCGATCAGGGCGTCTTCCACCTCGCGCGGATAGACGTTCTCGGCGCCGGAATTGATCATGTAGTCGATGCGGTCGCGGATCCACAGGTAGCCGTCGTCGTCCACGCTGCCGAGGTCGCCGGTGTGGTACCAGCCGTGCGCCAGCGCGCGCGCGTTGGCGTCCGGGCGGTTCAGGTAGCCCTGCATCATGCACGGGCCGCGCACCAGCACTTCGCCGACTTCGCCGGGCGCGCAAGGCTGCGACGGATCGGTCGGTGCGCCGTCCTCGCGCAGCCTTGCGACCACCAGTTCGTGGCCAAGCGCGGGCAGGCCGGCAGAGCCGGCGCGGCTCAGTTGCTCATGCGGGTAGAGCACCGACATGCACGGTCCCATTTCCGTGGTGCCGTACACCTGCACCAGCCCGGCGCCGACCTTGCGGTCCCATTCGCGGATCAGGTGCGGCGCCATCGATGCGCCGCCATACTCCACCAGCCGCAGCGAGGACAGGTTGCGGCTTCCGGCGTCCGGATGGTCGAGCAGCATGCCGATCATGGTCGGCGCGGCGAAGAAGTGCGTGACGCCCTCGGCTTGCACCAGTTGCCAGGCCTCGCCTGCGTCGAAGCGGCGCTGCAGCACCTGGGTGGCACCGACCTGCAGGCGCGGCAGGAAGCTGGTGTGCAGCTCGGCAGTGTGGTTCAGCGGCGCGATCGACAGGCCAACATCCTCGCGCGACAGCATCATGGCCTGGTGCATCATTGCGTTGTGCTGCAGCTTGCTGCGATGGCTGTGCATGACGCCCTTGGGCCGGCCGGTGGTGCCGCTGGTGTACATCAGGATGCAGGGGTCGTTCTCATCGACCTGCACCGCCGGCGGCGTGTCGGGCTGGCCTGCCGCCAGCGTATCGAGCCGGTGCGTAGCGAAGGCGGGTTTGGCGTCTGTGTCGGCGTCGGTGTCGGTGGCGGCCTCGGTGCCGGCATATATCCGCAGTGCGGTGCCAGGCGCCAGCTCGGCGGCCTTTTCCACCACGGCCGCGCCTTCCCGTTCGAACAGCACCGCCCTGGCGCCGCCGTCGTCGAGGATGTAGGCCAGCTCCTGCGCGGCCAGGCGGTAGTTGACCGGGTTGAATACCGCGCCGAGGCGGGCCGTGGCCAGCAGCGTAAAGACGAAAGCCGGCGTGTTGTAGAGGAAGGCCGCCACCACGTCGCCCTTGCCGATGCCGAGCGACTGCAAGGCATGCGCGTGGCGATTGACCTCGGCATCCAGCTGCGCATAGGTCCAGGCGCGCCGTGCGGCGCCGATGCCGCTGACCAGCGCGGTCTTGTGCGGCAGGTTGCGCGCGGGCCAGGCAAGGGTGTCGCCAAGGGTGATGCCGCGGGTCAAGGTCGGGCTCCGGTCATGTCCGCTGCCGGGCAGGCAGGCGTTGTTGTCTTGTCAGCCGGACAATATAGAGCGGCGTGCGGGGCACATGGAAATAACGATTTGCTCTTTCTTTATGCCAGTCGAGCGGTAACGCCGCTTCCCGGCCAGGCCGCTACTGTATATTTGTACAGTTTCCGCCGTGCCCTTTGTCTGTGTCCGCCGTCACCTCGCCCCCTCCAGTTACGCCCGCACCGTCCGCCGCGCCGGCGCAGCCCGCGTACGTCGTCGCCGTCCGTGCGCTGTGCGAGTTCACCGCCAAGGCGGGCGACCTGGACCTGCGCTTCGTGCCGACGCCGTCGGCGCAGGAAGGGGTCGCGGGCCATGGCGTCGTCACCGGCCGGCGCGGCGCGGGCTATCAGGCGGAGCTGGCGCTGTCCGCGGATTTCGGTCCACTCCGAGTCCGGGGCCGTGCCGACGGCTACGATCCCGCCGCCAACCGGCTGGAGGAAATCAAGACGGTTCGCGGCGACGCCGCCGTGCCGGACAACCACCGCCACCTGCATTGGGCCCAGGCAAAAATCTATGGCTGCCTGCTTTGCCGCAAGCTGGGCCTGCCCGGGCTGGAGATCGCGGTGGTCTATTTCGACATCGTCAGCCAGCGCGAGCACCCGGTCGTGGCGCATTTCGACGCGCCGGCGCTCGAGGCGTTTTTTGTCGAGTCGTGCGAGCGCTTCCTGCACTGGGCCCAGGCCGAACTAGCGCACCGGCAGGCGCGCGATGCCGCGCTGGCGCAGCTGGCGTTTCCGCACCAGGGTTTCCGCCCGGGCCAGCGCGAACTGGCCCAGGCGGTGTACAACGCCAACCGCGCCGGTCGCCACCTGCTGGCGCAGGCGCCAACCGGCATCGGCAAGTCGGTCGGGACGCTGTTCCCGGTGCTCAAGGCCATGCCGGGGCAGGGACTCGACAAGGTGTTCTTCCTGTCGGCGCGTTCCACCGGGCGCGGGGTGGCGCTGCACGCCGCCGCAGCACTGCGCGGCCATGGCGCGCAGCCGCTGCGCGTGCTCGAACTGACCGCGCGCGACAAGGCCTGCGAACATCCTGAACTGGCCTGCCATGGCGAATCGTGTCCGCTGGCGCGCGGCTTCTATGACCGCCTGCCGGCCGCGCGCGAAGCGGCCCGCGCCATGCCGGTGCGCGACCGGAGCGCGGTGCGGGAGCTGGCGCGCGAGCATGCGATCTGCCCTTACTACCTGGCACAGGAGCTGGTGCGGTGGAGCGACGTGGTGGTGGCCGACTACAACTACTACTTCGACCGCAGCGCGATGCTGTATGCGCTGACCGTCGCCAATGGCTGGCGCGCGAGCGTGCTGGTGGACGAGGCCCATAATCTGGTCGAGCGCGGCCGCGCGATGTACACGGCCGAGCTGGATCCGCAAGCGCTGCGCGACCTGCGCCGCGGCGCGCCGGCGCCGCTGGCCCGGCCGCTGGCCCGGCTCGCGCGCCAGTGGAATGTTCTTGCGCGCCAGGGCGATGAAGCCTACCAGGTCCTGCCGGAGGTGCCCGCGGTCTTTCGCCGTGCGCTGGACGAATGCTGTGAGGCGGCGCTGGCTTACCTGACAGAGCATCCGGGCGCGCATGATCCGGCGCTGCAACGATTTTACTTCGACGCGCTGCATTTCGGCCGCCTGGCCGAACAGCTCGATGCGCATTCCCTGTTCGATATCCAGCGCGCGCCGCGCCGCCGTGGCCACCATGCGCGGCTTTGCCTGCGCAATGTCATCCCGGCCCCGTTCCTGCGCCCGCGGCTTGCCGCCGCGCATTCGGTCACGCTGTTTTCCGCGACCCTCGATCCCGCGGGCTTTTACCTGGACACGCTGGGCCTGCCGGCCGATTGCGCACGCGTGCAAGTGCCAGCGCCGTTCCGGGCCGACCAGCTGTCGGTGCGCATTGCCGCGCGCATCTCCACCCGCTATGCGCGGCGCGCGCAGTCGCTGCCGGCGATCGTGGCGCTGATGGCGCAGCAGTTCCGCGCGCGCCGGGGCAACTACCTGGCCTTCTTCAGCAGCCACGAATACCTGCAGCAGGCGGTCGCGCGCTTTGCCGCGGCGCACCCGGAGATCCCGCACTGGGTCCAGGCGCGGGGCATGGACGAAGCCGCGCAGGCGGCGTTCCTGCAGGCCTTTGCGGAAGGCGGCGAGGGCATCGGTTTTGCGGTGCTCGGCGGCGCCTTTGCCGAGGGCGTCGACCTGCCGGGCGAGCGCCTGATCGGCGCCTTCGTCGCCACGCTTGGGCTGCCGCAGTTCAATCCCGTCAACGAGCAGTTTCGCGCGCGCATGGAGCAGGCGTTCGGCCAGGGCTACGCCTATGCCTACCTGTATCCCGGGCTGCGCAAGGTGGTGCAGGCGGCCGGCCGGGTGATTCGCACGCAGCAGGACCAGGGCGTGCTGTATCTGATCGATGATCGCTTTGCCGCGCCGGAGGTGCGGGAGCTGCTGCCGTCGTGGTGGGAAATCGGGTGGGAGAGCAGGTGCGAAATCGCGCCGGCGGCGTAGAAATTACACGGTGGCGCCGCGGATGCGGCATGCTGCTGCCGTAAGCCCGCCTCACGTCGGCCTCGCGCCGGCCTGGAACGAATCTGGCTGGCAGACCATCACGCGCCAACCGAAAGGAAACACCATGCCGATGACCCAACACTATGCCGCCACCGAGCCGAGCCGCACCGAAGTGGACACGCTGTCCGGCGCCACCGTGCTGGAGTTCGGCGCGCCGTGGTGCGGCTATTGCCAGCGCACCCAGCCGGCGCTGGCGGAGGCCTTTGCCGTGCATCCCGATCTGCGCCACCTGAAGATCGAAGACGGCAGCGGACGCCCGCTGGGCCGGTCGTTCCGCATCAAGCTGTGGCCGACGCTGGTATTCCTGCGCGACGGCCAGGAAGTGGCCAGGCTGGTGCGTCCGACCGAGGCCGAGCCGATCCGCGAAGCGATGCGCCGCATCGCCTGACCAGCCACGGGCTGGCGCCGGCTTATTTGGCGAACACCTGGCTCAGGTCGCCAAAGGCCTTGAACTCCAGCGCGTTGCCCGACGGGTCCAGGAAGAACATGGTGGCCTGCTCGCCAACCTGGTCCTTGAAGCGCACGTGCGGCTCGATCACGAACTGCGTGCCGGCCGCGCGCAGGCGGACGGCCAGCGCCTCCCATTGGTCCATCGGCAGGATCGCGCCGAAATGGCGCACCGGCACATCGTCGCCATCGACGGCGCTGGTAGCACGATGGCCGCATTCCTCGGGCGACAGGTGCGCCACCACCTGGTGGCCATAGAAATTGAAATCCACCCACGCGTCGGAACTGCGGCCTTCCGGGCAGCCCAGCAGGCCACCATAGAAATTGCGCGCCTCGGCCAGGTCGCGCACGGGAAACGCCAGGTGGAACAAGGGGATGGGGGGAGTCGTGCTCATGGGGCTGTCTTGTGGAGGGAGAGGTTCCGGGCGGGCCGGGGAGCGGCCAGCGGATTGATTGTAGTCAGCACAAGCCGTAATATGAAGCGAATCATTTTTGCCCTGAGCATCAAAAAATTCGATAGATGATCCGCTACTTCCAGACCTTCCTGACGGCTGCCGAAAGCGGATCGTTTTCCGCCGCGGCGGCGCGGCTGGCGCTGACCCAGTCGGCCGTCAGCACGCAGATCCGGCGCCTCGAGGAAGACCTTGACTGCCGCCTGTTCGAGCGCACCGGCAAGTCGGTCGCGCTCAGCGAAGCCGGGCAGCGGCTGCTGCCGGAGGCACGGCGCCTGGTCGAGCTCTACGCCGCGATGAAGGACCGCGCCGGCCCGCACGCCGACGCCGCGCCGGTCGAACTGGGCGCGGTGTCCACGGTGCAGGCCACCTTGCTGGCGGAGGCGATGCGGCATTTCCGCCAGCGCTTTCCGGACTCCCACGTCAACGTGGTGCCCGGCATGTCGACCCAGTTGCTGACGCAGGTCGATGCGCGCGAACTCGACGTGGCCGTGCTGATCCGGCCGCGCCTGGGTTTGCCGCCCGACCTGAAGTGGGTGCCGCTGGTGCGGGAGCGCTTCGTCGGCATCGCGCCGGCGGGCTCGCCGCAGGAGCTGCGCGCGCTGCTCGAGGCGCTGCCGTTTATTCGCTACAACCGCCACAGCACCGGCGGCCAGCTGGTGGACCGCTACCTGAAGCGGCAGCGGCTCTGGGTCAGGGAGGGGATGGAACTGGACGAGCCCGCGGTGATCCTGCAGATGGTGGCGGCGGGCCTGGGCTGCGCGATCATTCCGGCCGAGCTGGTGCCGCTGCGCGAGGCGGCCGGCGTGATCCAGGTGCCGCTGCCGGGCGGGCCGCTGCATCGCGAGGTGGGCGTGCTGGTGCGTGAAGCGGCGCTGCGCCGCGCTCCGGTCGCGGCGCTGATCGATGCCTTCGTCGCGGCGAGCGCGCGCTGGCAGCGAGGCGAGGCTTAGGGAAGGCTTAGTGCAGGCTCAGACGCTGCCTGGCAACACCATCGTCACCAGCACCGAAGCATCTGACACCGCCGTCACGTCGTAGCGCACGCAAGGTCCCAGGTACAGCAGGTCGCCCTGGTGCAGCTGGCGTTCGGAGCCGTCGACCCGGACACGGACCTCGCCTTCGAGGCATTGCACGGTCATCGGTCCGTCCACCGCATGAGGCGGCACATGCTTGCCGGCTTTCAGCACCAGCCGCATCACTTCGAGGGGACCTTCCTTGAACAGGGCCTGGGTGGCGGTCTGGTCCAGCCGCGCGCCCAGGGGCAGCACGCTGGCGATCTGTCCGGAAGCAAGATGGGGAAGGGACATGCGCGGCTCCTCGCGTCTGGTGGGGTGGCTTGTCAGGCGCGCCGGCGCCGGGCGACGGCACGCCTTCTCAATCTAGCACCGGAGGGCGCGCATCAGTAGCACGCAGCGTGGTGTCGCCGCCAGATCAGGCCGCGGCGCCAGCGCGTGCGCCGCCATGGGCCGGCGCCGCGGAAACACCGCTGCGGTCCAGTCCTGCAACATCCAGGCCGGCGGCGCGGTTGGCACCATCGGTGAACGGGTCACGCTGGCCATTGGCGCGCGCGCCATCGGTGAAGGGGTCGCGCTGGCCGTCGACGCGCGCGCCGTCGGTGAAGGGGTCGCGCTTGCCGTTGTGCAGGGCGTAGCCGTGGCGGTCAGCGGCAACGCCGCGATCGTTCAGGCCTTGCGCCATGGCGGGGGTGGCGGCGTTGATTGCTGC from Cupriavidus taiwanensis includes the following:
- a CDS encoding TetR/AcrR family transcriptional regulator, whose translation is MNRAASAPPARATYRHGDLRRALLDAGIDLAREGGPDAIVLREATRRAGVVPNAAYRHFASRQDLLQAVRASALSALAIAMEAEIGGLRPGRGAAAHARACLRAVGTGYLRFALTETGLFRTAFSVPDEVEDDADPAKAGNSGLNPFQLLGAALDQLVEAGVLPAERRPGAEYLAWSAVHGLAILLIDGPLRSRASEQAEILGQRVLDMVEQGL
- a CDS encoding site-specific integrase; the protein is MIRIRDAHEAYFPPIPADVDLPAPLRTSQLDPLAEQAANALRREGESRNTVASYRSALRYWSAWHALRYRQPVRLPLAPAVVIQFIVDHATRQTPQGPVCEMPAAIDQALVADGCKARPGPPALSTLTHRLAVIAKAHLLQGLPNPCADAGVRELMASTRRAYARRGHRQARKAALTRAPLLRLLGTCDDSLAGLRDRALLLFAWASGGRRRSEVARATMDNLTRMGPGDFVYVLGWSKTNQSGGEHADTAKPVTGAAGQALEAWLAAAGIEHGALFRRIRRGGHVGEGLSDAAVSRIVKARCALAGLDGDYSAHSLRSGFVTEAAAQQVPLAETMAMTGHASVSTVVRYFRAADARRSRAADLLAPDAPDSP
- a CDS encoding DNA-binding protein, with product METLRSRGITRDDVWQAADSLLKAGQRPTIERIRLHLGRGSPNTVSPHLDAWFAALGGRIQDRQGFAPAPGCPEPVIEAARYLWEAALQSATTSAEAALAQRQAALAEAGTALQQEREALAQERQLMQARLEGAEAAMAELARARDEAAERAVRAESAAARWQQQAEALRAEHASALAGRQAMQSDFDARRAAWDQERETLMQRTAANERRMALELDAARVAAREAQKLVEAERKAAVERLARAAEAASRQGSEMSRLGQAIAVLEERVRQRESLLAEYREQASAAPAESPTAGAPPRRSRPARVALSVGKGRRRGRGL
- a CDS encoding fatty acid--CoA ligase; the encoded protein is MTRGITLGDTLAWPARNLPHKTALVSGIGAARRAWTYAQLDAEVNRHAHALQSLGIGKGDVVAAFLYNTPAFVFTLLATARLGAVFNPVNYRLAAQELAYILDDGGARAVLFEREGAAVVEKAAELAPGTALRIYAGTEAATDTDADTDAKPAFATHRLDTLAAGQPDTPPAVQVDENDPCILMYTSGTTGRPKGVMHSHRSKLQHNAMMHQAMMLSREDVGLSIAPLNHTAELHTSFLPRLQVGATQVLQRRFDAGEAWQLVQAEGVTHFFAAPTMIGMLLDHPDAGSRNLSSLRLVEYGGASMAPHLIREWDRKVGAGLVQVYGTTEMGPCMSVLYPHEQLSRAGSAGLPALGHELVVARLREDGAPTDPSQPCAPGEVGEVLVRGPCMMQGYLNRPDANARALAHGWYHTGDLGSVDDDGYLWIRDRIDYMINSGAENVYPREVEDALIEHPGVLEVAVLGEPDATWGQVVGAYVVARGEAALSAAQLDAFLLQGDRLAAYKRPRRYHFLAALPKTTSGKIQKHLLRAGGAA
- a CDS encoding ATP-dependent DNA helicase → MSVSAVTSPPPVTPAPSAAPAQPAYVVAVRALCEFTAKAGDLDLRFVPTPSAQEGVAGHGVVTGRRGAGYQAELALSADFGPLRVRGRADGYDPAANRLEEIKTVRGDAAVPDNHRHLHWAQAKIYGCLLCRKLGLPGLEIAVVYFDIVSQREHPVVAHFDAPALEAFFVESCERFLHWAQAELAHRQARDAALAQLAFPHQGFRPGQRELAQAVYNANRAGRHLLAQAPTGIGKSVGTLFPVLKAMPGQGLDKVFFLSARSTGRGVALHAAAALRGHGAQPLRVLELTARDKACEHPELACHGESCPLARGFYDRLPAAREAARAMPVRDRSAVRELAREHAICPYYLAQELVRWSDVVVADYNYYFDRSAMLYALTVANGWRASVLVDEAHNLVERGRAMYTAELDPQALRDLRRGAPAPLARPLARLARQWNVLARQGDEAYQVLPEVPAVFRRALDECCEAALAYLTEHPGAHDPALQRFYFDALHFGRLAEQLDAHSLFDIQRAPRRRGHHARLCLRNVIPAPFLRPRLAAAHSVTLFSATLDPAGFYLDTLGLPADCARVQVPAPFRADQLSVRIAARISTRYARRAQSLPAIVALMAQQFRARRGNYLAFFSSHEYLQQAVARFAAAHPEIPHWVQARGMDEAAQAAFLQAFAEGGEGIGFAVLGGAFAEGVDLPGERLIGAFVATLGLPQFNPVNEQFRARMEQAFGQGYAYAYLYPGLRKVVQAAGRVIRTQQDQGVLYLIDDRFAAPEVRELLPSWWEIGWESRCEIAPAA
- a CDS encoding thioredoxin family protein, whose translation is MPMTQHYAATEPSRTEVDTLSGATVLEFGAPWCGYCQRTQPALAEAFAVHPDLRHLKIEDGSGRPLGRSFRIKLWPTLVFLRDGQEVARLVRPTEAEPIREAMRRIA
- a CDS encoding VOC family protein, whose product is MSTTPPIPLFHLAFPVRDLAEARNFYGGLLGCPEGRSSDAWVDFNFYGHQVVAHLSPEECGHRATSAVDGDDVPVRHFGAILPMDQWEALAVRLRAAGTQFVIEPHVRFKDQVGEQATMFFLDPSGNALEFKAFGDLSQVFAK
- a CDS encoding LysR family transcriptional regulator; its protein translation is MIRYFQTFLTAAESGSFSAAAARLALTQSAVSTQIRRLEEDLDCRLFERTGKSVALSEAGQRLLPEARRLVELYAAMKDRAGPHADAAPVELGAVSTVQATLLAEAMRHFRQRFPDSHVNVVPGMSTQLLTQVDARELDVAVLIRPRLGLPPDLKWVPLVRERFVGIAPAGSPQELRALLEALPFIRYNRHSTGGQLVDRYLKRQRLWVREGMELDEPAVILQMVAAGLGCAIIPAELVPLREAAGVIQVPLPGGPLHREVGVLVREAALRRAPVAALIDAFVAASARWQRGEA
- a CDS encoding cupin domain-containing protein, which produces MSLPHLASGQIASVLPLGARLDQTATQALFKEGPLEVMRLVLKAGKHVPPHAVDGPMTVQCLEGEVRVRVDGSERQLHQGDLLYLGPCVRYDVTAVSDASVLVTMVLPGSV